The Anopheles moucheti chromosome 3, idAnoMoucSN_F20_07, whole genome shotgun sequence genome contains the following window.
GCTTAGCTTCATAAAACGGTAGTAAATTAATTACACTCAGAAAGATGATATAATTCAGCGTAGAGTACATGTATAAAAGAGATCCAAATTATTATCAATCCTTGTAGAAAAGTATTTGCAAAGAAGGTGTTCAAAATGTACAAAGAAACACCGCCCTTGACCAGGTTTAAAGTTCTTCAGTGTTATCACTACTCTCAGAAGAGCAGTAATATAGTTTTAGTGAAACAATTAACTTTTTGTGATaattaaacaaagcaaacaaaccacTTTTATAAAATGTAATTTCGATGAGACGGTGCAAATGCCCAATTGGAAAGCCAGTGTGCACTGTGGGTCTGGCAGCCAATGGGATTGACGGATGCTTTTCACTTGATTGCTATTTAATTCAACACCGTGATGCCAGTGCGATCATCTCATCCGATTCGCGCCAGAACGCTTGTCCGTAGCAACTTGGAGAAGGCATCCGttatcagcaacagcatcggCAGTGGCCAGATCTGCGGCAACAATCTCGTGCCTAGTTTGTCATCGGTGGCACACAGCAGTACCGGCAGTAGCAGCACCGACAGCGGCAGTGATAGCAAGCAGCCTACCGACAGTATCACCGTTCCTAGCAGTGTCGATCCTCACCAATTCCTACAGTCGAGGATGCCCAACATTAAGGTGTTTTCTGGTTCGTCCCATCCGGATCTTGCCTCGCGCATCGTCGACCGGCTCGGTATCGATCTCGGCAAGGTTGTGACGAAAAAGTTCAGCAACTTGGAAACCTGGTAAGTGGACGTGTGCATGCGCGCGCGTTTGTGTACGAATTTTCCTAGCCACCATAGCGGAGTACGTGTGTATGGACAGGTGTGTGGCGAGCACTTGGATTGCACAAAAACGAGAAGAATCTTACGGATTTATGCGAGTAATATGATGGAAGAAGCGCATCAAATGGCCAACTATGATGCATTATAATTACTATCCAATAATGAGGgatcagttttgttttgcaacaaaatggcAGTGCGGAACGGCGACATCGGCGCATATATTTCAAAGTGATCTCGCTGATACTGAGTGCTTCCGTTCATACGGGATTGTGTAGGGTGATGTGTTCGGAGCGGGCAAATTGGGCTGTGACGGGTAATCGAGGCACCGAAAGGAACtcggttaaaaataaattgattctCCGTCCGCACGTTTGTCTAACATTCGTGGCCACACACTGTTCTGGGAGGATTTTCGTAACCTTGAGGTATGCGGTACTGCGGAGGGATACAGGAATAAGAGTCTATTTGGACCACCCCTCGAAAGAGGGATGCTCGATGGTATTTAGCCGTCTTACTAATTGGTTGTGGTTCTTCTTGTAGCATGTTCCCTTTGCCTAAAGCAAATTCCGTCCAACTGATGGTGGCAATCTgtcaaaatgcaaaacaaaaccggttTTCGCATCATTTTCTGCAACAGTTTCCCATTAATTTGGAGTTCAGATTCTATCATTTGTGACGGAATCGAACAACAGCATCCATCGTGTGCTGTTTGTGAAATGTTATGCCCGTGATGTAATGGCGTTGGGGGTAGATTTCCCCATTGTTTCGCTACTGCTGTTGGCAGTGAGCAGGGAGAAAAAAAGTTCCACACCACGTGTATGCGATCGGTGCTTCGGTACCGGCTCGAGTTCCTACGCATACCTAACACGCACACTTCTTTACGCATAAACAAGAAATGCGTGGTCGTTCCTAAATATGATGGAGTTCCTCTTTCTTGGCGTTAGCATGATTTATGCGTTCACAAGGTCGTGCAAAAGGCGTCTCTTTCTAGAGGTGTTGGATGATGGGGATTGATTGAGCTCAATTTATGTGAACTTCTCGTTTCAATTCGCGGTTTGATGCGGCTCCCTGTGCCGTTGCCATGCCTACAGTCGCGCCATGTTGATTGGTTCTCTACAATCGATCAAGCAAGTTGTTTTTTGGCAACGACCCGATGAAAAGCATTGTCCCACTAAGGACCTTTGTCCTGTTTACATGTTTCGGAATTAAACATATTTCACCGCTCATTACGGTACGAGTAAACACAGCTGATTGTTATCAGTGTATAAGCGAATTTATAAGAGAATATTGAACAAAATTTATAGAATTTTCATACGATACTTGTGCGTTTAGCAGTGCCAGCATTCGCCAAAAGTAGCTTTCGGTTTTGTTAATTATATTAATTCGTAGGAATTATGACAAAGCAACTGCTGGAACGGAGAGGGAGCATGATCCGATCACCACGAGTTATCTTCACGTCCATTATTGAACAGGGTAGCTTATCTCCTGTCCAAGCACACTAGGAGAAACACAAATGTTTGTGACATTGTTACGCATCGTTTGCATCACTACACGACTACAACGTAAAGGGCCTCTCGGTATAGCAtattgtttggtttgctgcCGGCAAAGTGAAGCTTACAGTGGCGTAGTAGGGAAAAGGTACAATACCTTTAGCAGGTCGAAATCGCTACAGTGATCGAAGTAGGCGTGCAAGGCCTGGTAGGGGTAATTGGAGACAGGTGGTTTTAGTTGTCCGTTCGGAAGCACGTGTTTGTAGCAATGTCGGCAACTTTGTATGAAGTAGGATTGAACATCATTTTACAGCGTCTGACTTTATTTCTGTTGGTGTGTATTAAAAATGAGCTAAAATTTTGGTTTACATGCATTCAAATCATACAAACTGTAAACATTTTGGTCAGTTCATGTATGGTTTTCAGATAAAAATACTGTCGACCTTTTTTGCTTCAGTATCGATCTTCGCGATCGTCGGCTATTTATACAGTCCATAAACACTCCCTTTTTTTCGTATAACAGAAAATGTTAAAGAGCCCCTAGATGAAAATAATAGGCTACAaagttttcccatcactattaTTAATCATATTTTCTCACAATTTTAGTGTCGAAATTGGTGAATCCGTCCGTGGCGAAGATGTGTACATCGTGCAGTCCGGTTCCGGGGAGATCAATGATAATTTGATGGAGCTGCTGATTATGATCAATGCGTGCAAGATAGCATCGGCTTCCCGTGTGACCGCGGTCATACCATGCTTCCCGTATGCCCGACAGGACAAGAAAGATAAGGTATGTTTAGCCAAACAGTTACAACGATCAATCCACAGGTGgtggatggtgatggtgatgatgcagcagcagcagcagcaaaattcCTTCCGTTATagcgattgttttgttgtatgtAAAGTTGATGCTGCATATCATAGTTGTAATAATACAAGCGCAGAGTTGTTACTCGTTGTTGGTGGATGGCCTGTTAGATTTTGTTGTGCGGCAATGTAGTGCTCCCGAGGAAGATGCGTAAGATAGATTTGAATTTTGTgtaacggtttttgttttgtaaacgaatttattttcttaccaATTTTTCTGTTGCCGTTCGAATAATCATACGGAGGTGAATTATAAAAACACGAAACCGCGTGCTCCAAATGCTTTACCTCCAAACGTATTCAAAAATGAGAATGTGGAAATATATAGTTTTTGCCTTTGGTAACAGTAGCTTGTCATCCAATCGTTTGTAAAAACGATGCCGCGATAACACGGTTTTTCAATGCGCTGGTGTTTACAAGATCCTGTCTCTATGCATCGATTGTAATATGAGAAAAACAGCGAAAAGAAGGCAATAATATACGATCCATCAGTTTGCTGCCTTCACTTTCACGCGAAAGAGTTAAAACGGTTGTTCAGCGCGTTTCCCTTTCGATGGGAGATAGTaacattaatattatttaaagcTAGCTGGACGCTGCTAGAATGTGGAGATTGTATGGCCCCACATGAGCAACTGttgttcttttccttctccaaaagGTTATCAGCTCCCAAGGCACGGGTAGCGGTAAAGGAACAGTTTGGGATGATTTGATACGTTAATCAACTCACTTTCCTCTCCGATCAGTTGCTGTACTACTTTTTACTTGCATGGAAGGCCAAGCAAGGTACTGAGGGAATGGTTGGGAAGTacttgctgtttgtttgtaaacatcCCGGCCGTCAGTCTCGTCGTAGATGAGGCGCGCGGTTCAACAAGATGAATGTATTTTCTAGGACAAGCCCTTTAGAACCACACAATATTATTTGAATCCAGGTCTGGGAGCAGATTTTCCCGATCATTTATAATGTGTAGTACGTGTTATATAGTGCCGTTAGtgaaaacattgttttaaattaatacttttttctctcctttccTTGATCTGTTTGATTGATGTATTGATTGGCCCACATTGTGGCCTTGTATCACCCTCCCCACTACAACTACACTCTACACCACACAGACAGGCGACGATAAGCTGGCAGAGCTCATGAAAACCAATGAGTGGAAGTTCCGGGTAGGGTTTGAAGAGcggttttctattttttctacTTCATCATATTAAGATTATGTACTTATTTGTCATCTGTTTGAGTCCTAGcattattattgtgtttttttttcttcttttggtgGTACACATTTCATTCCGTAAACGAGCATATATAATAGATAGGGATATCATATACGTAAACGAACGAACTTTAACGCATTTTGTGTTCCGTTCGTGGAATGGCGAATGGTAGAGCTGTTTAATCATTCGTTTCGTGTATGTGGGTACCACGTAGAACCGTATCATACACCGTGAAACTTAACTTTATGGTACAACAACCAAAACTCCCCCCTAATACACTTGTACGAGTTGTTAATTTTGTGAACAATTAGATCTGGTGATATTAATATCAATTAGTCATCtatattgttttcatttgttgttCTGTCCTTTCATAACAGCTAGCCTAATCAAATTTCCCCGTTGATTGAACAAGATGGAATCATTTGTAACGTTTTTTAGGTACATTGCGTTCCATCGTACAAATGTCTTTTTTGCGCCGTGAGTTGTTATTGTAAATCGTGACGCGATGATAAGCACAACAGAACGTAAATTTGCAAcgaaaattaatatttccaCATTGGCAAATAGCAAAACAGAATATAGAAGAAAACATCACTAAAACACTGTTTAACATGCATTGGAAACGAATCGGAATGAATTCTTATTGGTTACACTAAAATTCTCTTTTACTATCTATACGAATGGTTTATTCTttatctttgtttgttttctgtatGCTTTTCATTGTGCTGTTAtatgttggtttgttgtttttccatgTTATTTGAGTACTGCTGATTCTACTGAGTTCGAACACATTTTTGGCTCTATTGGGTTCATCTTTTCTCGTGTCCTTTTTTTATATCTGTATTTGTTGAATATGTGCGTTGTTTATGTTGCTGTAAATCCGCCGTAAGGGAGAGACACTGAGCAACACTTTTATTTGCAATTTATTCGCTCTGTACATATTCTTAGAGAATTCTGTTCAAATGTCATAGTAGTGTGTAGTAGTGTGTACCTACACCTGTACAAATTAATGGTCCAGCACATAATACTTTTATCtttttaaatttgtattttgaaagttgtaatttttttttaatgcaaattaatACGCCCCAATGCAGAAGGATGTCAGGAATATCTGTCTAAAATAGTAGCCGCAAGATCGTAAAATTGCTCATAATGGAGATCGTCTAGTTTTCCAGCagtaaaatttaaaaccaaagatcttacattttgttttctttcttcttcttttccctCATGTTTTCCCCCCGATTTTCTTTGCTGGTATCATTCTTGTGTATTAATCATTTCTCACCCATCTTAGGATTATCTTCCAGAGGCCTATCTAGTGAGTAGTGAACGAAAAATTGTAATAATGCGAGAACTGGTAGCAAAACATTGTGCGAGTGTCCCTTCCTAAGGCAAATGCTTGATTAAAAATTGTGTAGAAACCATTAAAACAATCacgaccaaacaaaaacaaaacgctggATAGGATCTGTTCTCTTTGCGataatcacaaaaaaaaaccataaacatTCTACGCAtattgtgtgtgagtgtgttttgtcGTAGCAGTGGCCAATGTAAATATGTTAGCCGAGATTTGATTGTGCGttctgatgttttttttttctatttagtATACcataatacacacacacacacgaatgaTTGAGCAGCTTTGCACCATTCACTGTACATTCCTCCGTCTCTTTTCTGGTGTTTCTTGTTGCAGAGAACTCAATTATACCTTTTGGGGTAATATGATTTGTGTTTTATAGTTATACAAAGGACTACATATCAACTAAAGAGTTTAAATGCATTTACTCCATTGTTGTCCATGTTACTGTATTATATCGTATTATTTATGATAGTTTTGCTTACATTTGAGTTTGAGGTTTGCAAAAATAGTTATATTTTGAAGTAAAATAATGTATTGTCTTGCTttgttataataaataaaatgggaAGTCCTCCTCCTTCTGCACACATAATATGAAACTCGCAACTAATACTGGATGCATGATCGTAACAGCCGTGAGCAGAGAGAAGCATTATTCACTTGTGAGCGATGATCGTATGTGATTGTTTACTAACCCCTCGGGAGATTAACACTATGTGTGTTATGGGAATATAAAACTGTAAGGGCAGTATATGttagatgttttattttgtttgggattgttgtttattaaaagtataaaaaatTAGCAACAAATTTCGATCATCTAATTGGTAATATTATCCTTTGcttttttctatctctctctctctctctctctttcttttttgataATCGTTTCTGTACAGAGCCGTGCTCCAATTTCCGCCAAGCTGGTTGCAAACATGCTTTCCGTCGCTGGTGCAGATCATATCATTACAATGGATCTGCACGCTTCACAAATTCAGGTAAGGCTGGCGAATTTGCTGTAAgacttttaaaaaataaggaaTTGCATAACATATCTTTTTATTATGCATAGCTTGTGTAAAAATTCATTGTTATTTATCTCTTCAACATTTTCTTATATTGCCCTAGAGCTAGTGGTTTTATATTTCTGTTACGTACTGCAGAAAATGTGAATATGTTTTTAACGCTCTTTATTCTATTCGTTTGTAGGGTTTCTTTGATATACCGGTCGATAATTTGTACGCCGAGCCGGCTGTACTGAAATGGATCAGGGAGAATATTGCCGAATGGCGCAACTCGATCATCGTGTCGCCGGATGCGGGCGGTGCGAAGCGCGTTACCTCGATCGCAGATCGGTTAAACGTGGAGTTCGCGCTGATCCACAAGGAACGCAAGAAGGCGAATGAGGTCGCCTCGATGGTGCTGGTCGGTGATGTGAAGGACCGTGTTGCAATCCTGGTGGACGATATGGCTGACACGTGTGGCACCATTTGTCACGCAGCCGACAAGCTGGTCGAGGCTGGTGCAACGAAAGTGTACGCCATACTAACGCACGGCATCTTCAGTGGGCCGGCCATCTCGAGGATAAACAATGCCTGCTTCGAGGCAGTGGTGGTGACGAACACTATTCCACAGGACGGTCACATGAAGGATTGTCCCAAAATACAGGTAAGTGGTTTAGATTTGGTAAGGTTATTGGGGGTAGCACATGATTTAAAATCCTTTTCGTAATTTTGGCAGTGTATCGACGTTTCGATGATGTTCGCTGAGGCTGTCCGTCGGACGCACAACGGCGAAAGCGTGTCATATCTGTTCTCAAACGTTCCTTACTAAGCCCTACCCCAGCCGTTATGAAGCATAacaaagagagggagagagaaattaGAGCCTCCGTTCTTCTAAACTATGACACACAACACGTTAAGCCATGCCCCCGTTGTCCTCCAATTAGATTGGAAATTGGCATCAAAATTTAGaggaaacacacactcacagacaCCCCAGAAACACAACAAAGCTTTCCTTTTCGATCGTCTCACTAAGTGTAAGTTACACGTGTCAAAGAGGGGAAATAAGCATAAAGCATTCTGATGATCAGTGTAAATGACAGGCCATTAAAGTTTGTACTGCGGTTATAGTGGAAGAgagaaaattgcaaaaaagatgaaaaagtaAACTAGATACTTGCAAAGGCTCATTCACTTGGGCCTGCATAACAACAACAGATCGAATTAGGCTTATTATTAGGAAACATAATCGAGAATGTTAACATTACAGCTTGCGTTTTTACAAAGGAAAGCTGAAGATGTGGTTCTGCCATCGAGCatgaaatgcttttttttgttttcgctatTATCCTATCATGAAAAGAATTTGTTTCAtactcatacacacacgcatagtTTCGTGTTTTTGACGCAGTCTTATACaggttaataaaaaaagacatGGTGCGGATCGCATTTTCTATCTGCTTAGCAATAACGTGTACATGTCGTTGATGTGTCcgcatttttgttattttgttttgttttgcagttaCTGCTtggaaagacaatttatttgcACAATTTCATCATGTTTCTGACTTTTGCAATACGATAATTAATCGTTCAAAGTCATTACGTTCCAATTCGTTTAATGTTGAGAAAACCTTAACGAGTGTTAGGGTATCTATCTCAGTCCCCTATCAACCGGATTTAGTTTAGGACATTGTTTCGATGCAATAGCGTTACcgaaaaatgaaatagaaaactGAAAAGTTTACATGCATTACATATAGGGTTTGCTTTTGTGTAGGACACTTTAACATAAATTCTGTGAGAGGATATATTTCACTTAGGCTCGATCGTGAAACGCCCAAGGTACTGCtgttattatatatttttggcCACAACATTCTCCCCGATTCGACCCCGAAATGAATGTaacaacacaaacatacattttattttatggtacaatttatgtttagtttatcgTAATTTGATATAAAACCATGTTAGCTAGTGCTGATATTAGCTACCACAAAGTAGAGGCCGTGCAAGTTATAAATGTACTACCGATTTggttgaaagaaaaacacaatccGGAAGtagttttataataaataGCACAATTGAACACAAATCTCTTGCATAGATGTTTTTTATTACTTGCGAAAGAAAGAGTGTTGCGCAACAATGCTCAAGAATTCGacataataaacaaacaaaatctgtATTTCCAAAAAAACGAATGTAAAAATACATCATGATTTTACAGCTTCCGCATCTAAGTAAAATGAATCACAAACATTATAATATCCTTACCGAAAGCAACCGAAACTTCCCAGACAAGGGTAAGAATGGTTCAAGCCATGTAGCATTCATTCAAGTATTGGTTTTGAAttcaaaatattgaaatgAGCTTGAGCAATTACTTCTACTGTTCAATTAACCCTACTGTTACGCTATATAAATAgaaaacgaacgtgtagctaATATTTTTCACAGCTAAACTCTAGTCTTAATGTGACTTATTTTATTACGTTCCTTTACCCCAATAATGACTAATTGCGTTTCTCTTTGTGCGGTTCAGTACAAGAACTGTCCTATGGAGTTGTCCTATGACTGGTATTAGCTTcctctttttgtttgctttattggCATTAAAAGGCCACAATCGTACTTCCTTAAGGCAGATGTATATCTTGTAGTTTATAGAGGAAAGGAAGAAAGACATCTGCATAGAAAATTCgttgaagcaaaacaaccacACGTGCACAATAATACCTAATGTTCCATTTCTGTTGGATGAACCATTGGTTCTCGGGTGTTTTTGAACACACGATCTTCGCCACACGGAGATCTTTAATACGTGCCAATTCGAACAGTACGTAACCAAAATTGCCTGGTGACAAAGCAACCATCGAGTAGGCGATGGACTGGATCACTCCCTTCCAGTAAAACTAATCAGCCTGCTAGATGTTGTAGGGTGTTTTATAGGGACTTTGAGCTGGGCGGTCACATTCGCCGCAGTTGTTGTATGGTTTTCGATTTGTCAGTGCGGAAACTACGCTAGTGGTAGTGGTCACGATGCTGTAAAGTGCATGTCATGGTATGGCACAGTTGGCCGTTTAACACGGGAAACCTTTGCAATCGGTCTAATCATCTTTGGTATGACCCTTCGGAAGAGTCACATCGAAAACTATCGGTTGATTATTGGGCAGGTAGTTAATATCGCACGTTGAAGCATTCACGAAGATAATTCTCCCGTCCGAGGTAATGCCGTAACCTTCGTGGACGTGCCCGAATACGTGATACTTCGGCTTGACACGCTGCTGTACCGTGGCCAACAGTTCCACACACCCGGCACGCACTCCCGAACAGCAAAGATCTCCGTGcccgacgggcggtgtgtgtgtcacGAGGATATCCACATTCTCCGGTATCTGTTCCCACTTTTCTAGGCATGCCTGGCCGCGCTTCACGTTGAATGCCCACTTGCAAAACTCTGGTTGCCAGGGCGTTCCGTAAATTCGCAAACCGTACAGCTCAATGCACTCATCCTGCAGGTAGGTACAGTTGCTCAAATACTGTCgaatgttttccgttttcacCGCTTCCGCCAGGCTTTCCTTGGAGTTGCCCAGCGTTGGTATTTCGTCCAGCAAGGTGGAGCCCGTTTTCTTGCAGCAGGCGCTTGCATTTTGAAACGGATGGGTGAAGGTATGGTCGAAGCTAAGCTCATGATTCCCTGCAATTACCAGCTTGTGTTTATGTGGCAGTTTCTCTGCGGAAGGAAGAGAAAACGATATCGTGAAGCATTCAACGCAcctgaaaacaacaaacgagcCACACATACTTAACCATTCGTTGAAGTCCACCACTTCATCCAGCTTGCCACAGCGCGTAAAATCCCCGGCGTGTATGAAAATATCGCCCTCGGGAATGTCGAACTTGATGTGATGCGTCAGCGAATGGGTGTCGGACATGCAGACGACCCGCACTTTGTTCGGTGGCACGTCCGCTGCCGGCGGTttggtgttgatttttatcaCACGCTGCGATTTCGAAATTTCCTTCCATGCCGACGTGGGATCGTGCGTTAGCGGGTGAATATCGATGTTCATAGCCGCAGCGTTATTGTTCCGGATCGGGAGTTGTTGAATGCTTGCGAAATATTTGCACCAGTGACATTCGAAGGCAAAACATTCGCCGCATCTGTCCAAGATGAGAAGCTGACAGAAACTTGTGAAAGTGTTTGATTACGATCGGCGATTTATGCGAATCTAGCAGTGGGACATATTTTTCGGCTTAAAAATCCGTCACAAATTACGCTCGCCGCAATGATTAACCATCGCCATGGAATTTAAAGCCAGTTAGGGTAAATGCCAGCTCTATATTGCGAATTAGACGGCGAAGTTCATGATCAATATGGATTATTTGGGTAAAGCGAATTTTCCCTCTATGTAGATCGTTTCTATTTGTACGTGTGGCTTTGAATAATTGTTTCGCTATTGTTTTGGGCGTCATTTAACAACAGACAAATGACGCCAATTATGCCAACAACTTTAGGCAATCGAGACGTTAACGTGTCAAAATCAGCGCGGCGGGTATTGTAAGTGAAGATTGTTTAcctaaaacagctgatttgcTAGAACGCCGGTCGCTATTTTAAATGGCCTTATGAGCCAATTTGCCAGTGAAGACAAAATTTAACCCCTTTATGCAACAATCGTTCCTAGTTGTGCAGAGATTATTAGTGTACGAGATAAAAGAAAAGAGCTTTGCGCGATGTAAACAATAATCAGCTGTTGCTTATGCTATCAGCCAGAGGGTGTACGCGAAAGTGGGTGGTGAAGTGAACTGTCATTAGACGatgcggtgttttttttgtctgtcaCTGTCAACGAATGATTTGACAGCATGAACAGAAGGCAAAAAGCAAAGCAtcgaagaagaggaaaaagtTCCAACATTAACACAACATTGCCCCACAAACCGTTCGATCAatagtgaaaagtgaaaagcgTGCGTATCAGTGTTTACCAAAGCTGTTGTTTGTGATTCACGCAGCTGGGATTTGCAATCGCAACCGGACCACCGTTTCGACGGGTGTTGTCCAATCCGTAACCGCACAATGCAGCGCGAAAGCATCGACGATGGGATGGATACGGCTGACAATGGCGAAGATATTCCGTCCGCAAGCAGCACAAATTTAGCATCCAGCAGTACAGGTAAGCGACCGGAGTTGGTTTGCTAGATGTGGGACAAATACGATTATTTCCAGGGTTAAAGATTCTGCCTTCGGGGAAAAGCGCAGTTCGATGCGGCAATGGCTTGGCGAATGGTTCCAGATCACTTGCGAGCAGTTGGTGCTttcttttgtattttatttcctgCCTAAGCCCTTTGCTGCCCTTGAAAGCTGTTTCCGAGTTTGGTGGACATGTTCTTCGAATTTAATATATGTAACTATCCGCAACATTGCGATGGCTTATTGATATTGTAGGAAAAAATCAGAAGAATCGTAATGACGTAAACCGGAGGCCTCCTCGCGCCACCATTGTTTACATACGCtgtatgctttgttttgctgatGCAGGTCATTTGGTTTGGTAGAACTACGTTGATGTAGCAGCAATGTTTCATGCTCCAGGGGACATAGAAGCATTTTGTTCCGCGACAAACCCCTTTTCACAATCAGTAGATTTCCGAATTTAACTATCAAATGACGTAATAAACTTCATGGGGGTAACAAAACTTCCCACTGGGAGACACTCTCTGTTTTAAGCCCTTTAGTCATGCTGTGTATACATTACATGGCAATGCGGAATTTGTCGGAGTTCCTCACATGGATAGTTCTACTGAATAGTGTTCCCGATGGTTGCGTACAACGCACACCGAATGTCTTCGACCAATTCTCATCCGGACTGTACTGTATAAACTGTAtaaaagtatttaaatttGTAACAACGTACATCTTAAAATGTTAAACTTTTTTCCCGTAAAGGTAAAATATC
Protein-coding sequences here:
- the LOC128305521 gene encoding ribose-phosphate pyrophosphokinase 1 isoform X2 yields the protein MPVRSSHPIRARTLVRSNLEKASVISNILQSRMPNIKVFSGSSHPDLASRIVDRLGIDLGKVVTKKFSNLETCVEIGESVRGEDVYIVQSGSGEINDNLMELLIMINACKIASASRVTAVIPCFPYARQDKKDKVSARSRAPISAKLVANMLSVAGADHIITMDLHASQIQGFFDIPVDNLYAEPAVLKWIRENIAEWRNSIIVSPDAGGAKRVTSIADRLNVEFALIHKERKKANEVASMVLVGDVKDRVAILVDDMADTCGTICHAADKLVEAGATKVYAILTHGIFSGPAISRINNACFEAVVVTNTIPQDGHMKDCPKIQCIDVSMMFAEAVRRTHNGESVSYLFSNVPY
- the LOC128305521 gene encoding ribose-phosphate pyrophosphokinase 1 isoform X3, giving the protein MPNIKVFSGSSHPDLASRIVDRLGIDLGKVVTKKFSNLETCVEIGESVRGEDVYIVQSGSGEINDNLMELLIMINACKIASASRVTAVIPCFPYARQDKKDKVCLAKQYIARAPISAKLVANMLSVAGADHIITMDLHASQIQGFFDIPVDNLYAEPAVLKWIRENIAEWRNSIIVSPDAGGAKRVTSIADRLNVEFALIHKERKKANEVASMVLVGDVKDRVAILVDDMADTCGTICHAADKLVEAGATKVYAILTHGIFSGPAISRINNACFEAVVVTNTIPQDGHMKDCPKIQCIDVSMMFAEAVRRTHNGESVSYLFSNVPY
- the LOC128305521 gene encoding ribose-phosphate pyrophosphokinase 1 isoform X1, yielding MPVRSSHPIRARTLVRSNLEKASVISNILQSRMPNIKVFSGSSHPDLASRIVDRLGIDLGKVVTKKFSNLETCVEIGESVRGEDVYIVQSGSGEINDNLMELLIMINACKIASASRVTAVIPCFPYARQDKKDKSRAPISAKLVANMLSVAGADHIITMDLHASQIQGFFDIPVDNLYAEPAVLKWIRENIAEWRNSIIVSPDAGGAKRVTSIADRLNVEFALIHKERKKANEVASMVLVGDVKDRVAILVDDMADTCGTICHAADKLVEAGATKVYAILTHGIFSGPAISRINNACFEAVVVTNTIPQDGHMKDCPKIQCIDVSMMFAEAVRRTHNGESVSYLFSNVPY
- the LOC128305522 gene encoding UPF0046 protein C25E10.12: MNIDIHPLTHDPTSAWKEISKSQRVIKINTKPPAADVPPNKVRVVCMSDTHSLTHHIKFDIPEGDIFIHAGDFTRCGKLDEVVDFNEWLKKLPHKHKLVIAGNHELSFDHTFTHPFQNASACCKKTGSTLLDEIPTLGNSKESLAEAVKTENIRQYLSNCTYLQDECIELYGLRIYGTPWQPEFCKWAFNVKRGQACLEKWEQIPENVDILVTHTPPVGHGDLCCSGVRAGCVELLATVQQRVKPKYHVFGHVHEGYGITSDGRIIFVNASTCDINYLPNNQPIVFDVTLPKGHTKDD